In Rhodamnia argentea isolate NSW1041297 chromosome 4, ASM2092103v1, whole genome shotgun sequence, the following proteins share a genomic window:
- the LOC115756145 gene encoding uncharacterized protein LOC115756145 produces MASKLLLGILIFCSVYIVCGKTSLSQDDLELERQLKTMNKPPIKTFVTKEGETIDCIDINKQPSLDHPLLKNHKIQRKPSPNIVNSPTSSSTGNKLVTFGPREPCPDGTVPIPRVRKEDLIRARSLLKNPSPLFTVSNDDPSHHVSLACLRRCTWHMLTQTI; encoded by the exons ATGGCTTCGAAACTTCTGTTAGGGATTCTGATTTTCTGCAGTGTTTACATCGTTTGTGGCAAGACCAGCCTTTCCCAAGATGACTTGGAGTTAGAGAGACAACTGAAGACTATGAATAAGCCACCCATCAAGACGTTTGTG ACTAAGGAAGGGGAAACGATTGATTGTATCGATATCAACAAACAACCGTCACTTGATCATCCTCTACTGAAGAATCACAAAATTCAG AGAAAGCCGAGCCCAAATATCGTCAACTCACCGACGTCTTCCTCTACCGGCAACAAGCTCGTCACGTTCGGGCCGAGGGAGCCGTGTCCGGATGGGACAGTTCCGATACCTCGAGTTCGAAAGGAAGATCTAATTAGGGCTAGATCTCTCCTTAAGAACCCTTCTCCACTTTTTACCGTTAGCAATGATGATCCGTCGCACCATGTAAGTCTTGCATGTCTTCGTAGATGTACATGGCATATGCTCACGCAAACGATCTAA
- the LOC125312487 gene encoding uncharacterized protein LOC125312487, with protein MQIHKTFTTNLPIAPTSTYGGQQYEIRVHIEQEPRTGNWWLVVNGGIAVGYWPKELFVNLREGGTRVSWGGEGFSGKTKVCPPLGSGHMPDGRYDHAAFFRQIYYTTGSDTNHTPMAVFEHVDKSRVYGLKNDKYIDKEGFGYSFTYGGPGGTCD; from the coding sequence ATGCAAATCCATAAGACGTTTACTACTAACCTTCCCATCGCCCCGACATCCACATACGGAGGGCAACAATACGAGATCCGAGTCCATATCGAGCAGGAACCTCGGACCGGGAACTGGTGGCTCGTCGTGAACGGAGGCATCGCTGTCGGGTACTGGCCGAAGGAGCTGTTCGTCAACCTACGCGAGGGGGGAACGAGGGTGTCCTGGGGAGGAGAAGGGTTCTCGGGGAAAACGAAAGTTTGCCCTCCGTTGGGGAGCGGACACATGCCCGACGGCCGGTACGATCACGCCGCGTTTTTCCGTCAGATCTATTACACGACGGGGTCCGACACGAACCACACCCCTATGGCCGTGTTCGAGCACGTCGACAAGTCGAGAGTTTACGGCCTCAAAAACGACAAGTACATAGACAAAGAAGGGTTCGGGTATAGCTTTACCTATGGAGGTCCAGGGGGTACCTGTGATTAG
- the LOC115756146 gene encoding pollen receptor-like kinase 4 produces MERRKLHRLVAAAALALLVLAARDLITCSAGETQTLIKFKGSLSNATALSNWDSNSASPCRWTGVWCLNGSVWQLKLDGMGLGGMLDMESLAELPLLRILSIRGNRFEGPMPEVKKVAALKAVSMSSNWFSGEIPDDWFEGMEALKMVYLDRNGFTGPVPTSLANLPRLVNLSLEGNQMGGKIPDFRQMELRMVDLANNQFEGKIPSGLRNMNSSYFQGDRYFY; encoded by the coding sequence ATGGAGCGCAGGAAACTCCATCGGCTCGTGGCCGCGGCCGCCCTCGCGCTCCTTGTCCTGGCCGCCCGTGACCTCATCACCTGCAGTGCCGGCGAGACCCAGACCCTGATCAAGTTCAAGGGCTCCCTCTCCAACGCCACCGCGCTGAGCAACTGGGACAGCAACTCCGCCTCCCCGTGCCGCTGGACCGGCGTGTGGTGCCTCAACGGCAGCGTGTGGCAGCTCAAGCTCGACGGGATGGGCCTCGGCGGGATGCTCGACATGGAATCGCTTGCCGAGCTGCCCCTCCTCCGCATCCTGAGCATCAGGGGCAACAGGTTCGAGGGGCCGATGCCGGAGGTGAAGAAGGTGGCAGCGCTCAAGGCGGTGTCGATGTCGAGCAACTGGTTCTCGGGGGAGATCCCGGACGACTGGTTCGAGGGGATGGAGGCGCTGAAGATGGTGTACCTGGACAGGAACGGGTTCACGGGGCCGGTGCCGACGTCACTGGCGAATCTGCCGAGGCTAGTGAACCTGAGCCTGGAGGGGAACCAGATGGGAGGGAAGATACCGGACTTCCGGCAGATGGAACTGCGGATGGTGGACTTGGCCAACAACCAGTTCGAGGGGAAGATACCTTCGGGGCTAAGGAACATGAACTCCTCCTACTTCCAAGGTGATCGTTACTTTTATTAG